Below is a genomic region from Mycolicibacter hiberniae.
TTCCGAGTGTCCAGGGGTTGAATTGAGTACCGAAACTATTCCATCTGATGTCATTACGCCCGAAGATGGTGAAAACCCGCCAGAATTGATTACAGACACCGTTACGGACGTTTCCGCTGGTGGCCCTAAGCCTAATCGTGAGGCTCGTTACCGTGTAGAGCGTAACGAGGCCCGTTCTCATGTTGAGCAGCTTCAGCGCCGGGACGCCGAGCGGTTGGCCGCAAAAGGCCTCAGTAACCCCGCCGATCTGTTTACGTTGGGCGGTATCGAATTGGGTGAGCTGTTGGATGAGTTGGGGTTTGTTGATCCTGACAAAGTGTCTGCGGTGGTCTCTGACATTCTCGGTTCCCGTCCGGGTTTGAAGTTGGTGGACGCTCCCGTTGATCGTTCGCAAGGTTTCGGCTCATCTGTTGCCAGCACTGGTCCGACTTGGGGGAATCTGCTTAGAGATCGCCCTGGCGCTTAGTCACCCATAGTTTTCCGCTGAACCCGGTTTGTGGTCGGGTTCGGCGTGCGCCAGCGGCGCACCCATGGCATCCGTCTGTGGCGGTGCTGATTAATCCATCGAAGCCATCCGGTACATACCGGGTGGCTTTTTCGTTTGCCGGGGTAACGCCCTGGCTTGTCTCTATAGGAGATTTTTGTGAGTACTACACGTGCTGATCTGGCATCTGCTTGGTTGCCCGAGGATTATGGCGACCTGGTGAATTTGGCTGTTCAGGCTAAATCTATCGCCGCTAACGCCGCGACGTTTCTGACTACGAATAAGTCGAAACTCAATGTCCCGGTGTGGAAGTCTGACCCCGGTGTTGGTTGGTATGACGAGTTGGACCCGATTGCTGAGGCTGATGGTGATGCCGAAGAGGTCACGGTGGTCCCGGCGAAAACCGCCGGCCTTACCTTGGTCGGTAATGAGTCTGTCGGTGACACCGATCCGGCTATCGCTGACCGTATCGGTCAGGCGCTTGCTAATCAGATTGCTCGGTCTGTTGATCAGGCATTTTTCGCTAACACCACCGCGAAAGGTCCAGACGGGTTGCTGTCGCTGGGGTATTCGGTGGTCAGCACTGGTGGTTCGCTGACCAACTTGGATGCTTTTGTGACCGCCCGGTATAGGGCGCTGGCGTTTGGCAGCGTGTTGACTTCGTGGATTGTCTCGCCGGAAACCGCTGAGGCTTTGTCCAAGTTGAAGATCGCTTCGGGCAGCAACCAGTCGTTGCTGACTTTTGTCGAGGACGGTATTCAGGTGTGCGGCCTACCTGTGTTGGTCTCTGACCAGGTGGATGCGGGCACGGTGGCGTGGGGTATCCCTAAGGAGCACACGCTGTTTGTGCAGCGCACAGGTACCGAGGTTTCGCAGTTCCACAACGTCCAACAGGATGGTCGGTGGATTCGCGCTACTAGCCGTATTGGCGTCGCGTTCGTCAATGAGCCTGGTGTGGTTCGGATTGTGGATGGTCCGATCACTTACGCGCTGAGTTTTGGTGGCGCTACTGGTGGTAACGCGACGGTGAGCCTGAATGGTCTTGGTCCGTCTGTGACTATCGCCCACAACGCGAACGCTACGGCGGTTAAGGCTGCAATTGTCGGTATTGATGACGGCATCGTGGCCGATGACGTGACCGTTACCGGTTCTGCTGGTGAGTTCACCGTGATTGTTCCGGGTGTGTTGACCGTGAATGGTGCTGCGCTGACCGGTGGTACCGGCGCGTCGGTGACCCTCGCCTAGATTCCCCAATCTGGCACGGGCAGGTGGGACCGCTAACCCACCTGCCTGGCTAGGGGGAGGTTCCCTAATTGGCTTACGCAACAACCGCCGATGTCGTAGTACGGCTCGGAAGACCGTTGACGGCGGACGAATCCGCCCAGGCTGAGATCCTGCTCGAAGATGCTGAGCTGGAAATCCGGCAGCGTATCCCCGACCTAGACGAGAAGGTCACCAACGGTGGCCTAGATGAGTCGATAGTGGTCCGGGTGGAGTCCACCGCTGTAAAGCGGGTGATCCAAAACCCCGAGGGTTACACCTCGGAGACCGATGGTGACTACACCTACCAACTCAACTATGAGTTGGCCTCGGGTGAGCTTCAGATCACTAACCGCGAGTGGGGCCTGTTGGGTGTGGGGTCCGCGTTGTTTTCGATCCACCTCAGAGTGCCTACTCCGTTCGAGCGTTTCCGGGCCGATCCA
It encodes:
- a CDS encoding Gp19/Gp15/Gp42 family protein — translated: MTADESAQAEILLEDAELEIRQRIPDLDEKVTNGGLDESIVVRVESTAVKRVIQNPEGYTSETDGDYTYQLNYELASGELQITNREWGLLGVGSALFSIHLRVPTPFERFRADPRFAFPL
- a CDS encoding phage major capsid protein codes for the protein MSTTRADLASAWLPEDYGDLVNLAVQAKSIAANAATFLTTNKSKLNVPVWKSDPGVGWYDELDPIAEADGDAEEVTVVPAKTAGLTLVGNESVGDTDPAIADRIGQALANQIARSVDQAFFANTTAKGPDGLLSLGYSVVSTGGSLTNLDAFVTARYRALAFGSVLTSWIVSPETAEALSKLKIASGSNQSLLTFVEDGIQVCGLPVLVSDQVDAGTVAWGIPKEHTLFVQRTGTEVSQFHNVQQDGRWIRATSRIGVAFVNEPGVVRIVDGPITYALSFGGATGGNATVSLNGLGPSVTIAHNANATAVKAAIVGIDDGIVADDVTVTGSAGEFTVIVPGVLTVNGAALTGGTGASVTLA